The DNA region TCTTCTCGAGAATAAATGACTGCATTCTTTCCACGTGCAGATGAAACgagagggagggggagggAGAGAACAAGTCTCAGCAAGGTACTCACTGAGTAGGAAAATCTGCAGGACTGTGGAAGAGATTTCCGACATTGGAGTACCTCCGGCTCTCACCGTGAGCAATGCCCCTTCCAATGCCATAACCGAATCCTAGGCCAACCCCACATCCTACTCCCACTCCAAATCCAAGCTGCAACCCTGGAACTCCAGGACCAATGCCCGCACCTAGACAGACAGGAAACCACTAAATTGTCTGATAAGCACCAGGGCGTAGTAGCCCACCAAATTGAAAATACATTGCCCAAAATACATTCCGCACTACcaagaaaaatggaagaaaagaaggtAACACTATCATTAAATCTGACACGGTAGACATATAATATGCTAACACATTCCAAACCATGAAATTTGCTGCCCTTCAGAGGATTTCGACTTCAGAAGATTACTATAAACATGAAAAGATCCCGGGAACGACTACACTACACCAATTGTTCTGTagaaagagtttttttttttaaagggtTAGGAGAAAAGTGTTGGGCACGGGAGGCTTCCCACAGGTTTTTCGAGTGATAACTTGGCAAAAAATAATCTCCACCGTAAGCCGGGAAATAGAATCGGGACggaaataataaatgaaggATAATGAAGGACAATGAGATTTAATGTGGAAAACCCTCAGAGTGCAGAGGGAAAAACCATAAGGGGTCAACAAGCAAAGATTCCACTATGTAATCAACTTGTTACACGGACACATCTGTGGACCGTCAATAATTGGACCAAACACAACCTTCTCAAGGACCTACCACTCTCTACCTGGAGACCCGGTATATTAATTCTTTGTGATCAATATACCGACACCCTAAGAAATACCCCCATTATTGAATAATCTTGCCCCCGTACTCTCTCCGTGGAGTAAACAATTTctcacacccacacacaccAGTCTCTCTGTGGCTCTCTCTGTGGAGCAAATTAAGAGCTCTCCCTATGAAGCTCTCTGTTTCTTTTTGTGTTGGGGTGTCTTGCCGATGGAGAAGCCTCCTATTTATAGGAGAGCAAAATCAATATAAAATTCTTGCGAGTTGTGGGCTATCTCCTACCAAGGGATTTTGTCAGAGATTTGTCTCCCAAATCTCACCCATGCCCTGCACTGAGACTTGAGAAAAAATTTCACCAATATCTCCCTCTTATCTTCTGCACAATTGAGTTGAGCAAATACTATGGTGtgttgtgtttttttttttttttaaacttgtGGGGTCGGAGCCCGCACAACAAAAAGGACCAGAGCAGAAGAGAACACTGGAGAGAGAGCGAGGACTACGCAATTTTTATACTATTTGATTTGATGTCCATCAAGAATACGAATGATAAAGTTGGGCATCTTCGGCAAAAAATCGGAGCAATAAACCCAACTTCTGCAAAACACTTGCTGCTTCCCTTTCTCCCCCTCCCAATTACAATTACCAAAGCCTTGATTGTTATAATAGGATTCCTTCCCTTTTCTTGTACCAAACTCATCAGAATCAATAGAATGCAGTGTACACAACTGACgacacccaaaaaaagaaaagaaaaggaaaggaaaaggaaaggaaaaaacaaaaaaaaacaacaacaacgACTACTAAGGGGAAGCAAAAGGTTTGATCTTGTAACCCCAATCAACGTCACGTCCCCGTCCCATGAGGGTGGGTTTCCAAAGGAGAGGAGAAAAGTACGTACCGCCCATAAGGCCAAGGCCGAATCCGACCCCACAGCCGGCACCAAAGCCGAAGGCAGGACCCAACTTCCCGAGCTGCTTCGACTTCACCGGCGGAAGCTTCCATATGAGACCTTTGTCACCCTCCCGATCACCTCTCCCGTTCATTTCTTTCCCTCTCTTGCTATGCCGCAGTTGACTTGGTGTCGTGATTCTCCAAAGCATACACGGTAACTTCAGGCCCTCATTTCCCGAGCAGATCCAGCTCTCTGAGGAGTCACGGCGCCACAAACCCCCAAAGTTCAGAATTATGTTTTATATGTGCTGTACGCTCGACTGAAGTACAGAACGAACCTCTTTTATTCATCTCCTCTACGCACTCAAAATCTTCTCCATTCTCTGGCCCCCGACTGCGTGGGAGTTTtctggagagagagagagggatggATGAGAACTGAACACTGATGTGATCCGGCCCGGCCCATACATCAGTCCAAGCCCCTGTACTTAAGGCCCATATTTAAGATGGCTCGGATAGCCAGTCGTTGATTATTTTCCCATCCACTTATTGGCccacaaaaaaagaaacatttgaaaaaaaaaaaaaaaaagagaagaggaaGGGGGGGTGGTGTGACGCCGCGGGGGCCAGCAAATGTTTGGAGGATAGAATGAGAAACGAGTGGCCCTGGAATATTTAcattgttgttattattattattattattattattatttattttgcaaaaaggaaaaaaaaaggaggagcAAATGTAATTAAAGACaaacaaaatgaattattattattattattattaatttttaaaatttttactatAGAAAGAAATAGTGTGCCGTGTGGTGTGGGACGAGCCCAAGGAtcaattgagttgagttgttCCTGCTTTGCTtgggaaaattcaaaatggcATGTTCTGGCGTAAGTTCACTAATGAATCCCTCCCTCTTCTTCGCCACATCCCAACTCAATAAGGGCTT from Punica granatum isolate Tunisia-2019 chromosome 3, ASM765513v2, whole genome shotgun sequence includes:
- the LOC116200148 gene encoding fibroin heavy chain isoform X2; amino-acid sequence: MLWRITTPSQLRHSKRGKEMNGRGDREGDKGLIWKLPPVKSKQLGKLGPAFGFGAGCGVGFGLGLMGGAGIGPGVPGLQLGFGVGVGCGVGLGFGYGIGRGIAHGESRRYSNVGNLFHSPADFPTQDDIGALVDDLIRNTRKLIEATSREIDKWGR
- the LOC116200148 gene encoding glycine-rich cell wall structural protein 1 isoform X3, with amino-acid sequence MLWRITTPSQLRHSKRGKEMNGRGDREGDKGLIWKLPPVKSKQLGKLGPAFGFGAGCGVGFGLGLMGGAGIGPGVPGLQLGFGVGVGCGVGLGFGYGIGRGIAHGESRRYSNVGNLFHSPADFPTQHSA
- the LOC116200148 gene encoding uncharacterized protein LOC116200148 isoform X1 — its product is MLWRITTPSQLRHSKRGKEMNGRGDREGDKGLIWKLPPVKSKQLGKLGPAFGFGAGCGVGFGLGLMGGAGIGPGVPGLQLGFGVGVGCGVGLGFGYGIGRGIAHGESRRYSNVGNLFHSPADFPTQRGGGMSRGVVLWILMCDRALQIRLCCPSFFMLDQQNYCLLLALYFHLVLPGTILAHLLMTSSGIRGSLSRLLREKLTSGVDEMLVKLYRRERFIAASSEMESA